The proteins below come from a single Nostoc sp. KVJ3 genomic window:
- a CDS encoding glycosyltransferase, with product MTHFGIICPGAATGPLNTMLPLGQELQRRGHRVTLFGSLDTQSKALAAGIEFQAIGEKDFVPGSTAETFSKLGQLRGLAAFRYTIDLLKRVSSVTLQDAPAAIKAAGVEALLVNQSSVEGGTIAEFLKIPFITVCSAVVLNREPSVPPFFTTWKYSPSAWARLRNQIGYTLLNSVVKPLEDLINEYRREWKLPLYSNLKDSYSPLAQISNAPAEFEFPREELAPWFHFTGSYHTSASRATVSFPYEKLTGKPLIYASMGTLQNRLIWVFQTIASACEDLDAQLVISLGGSAKPESLPDLAGNPLVVEYAPQLEVLEKATLMITHAGMNTTMECVKKGVPMVAIPVANDQPGVAARIAWTGAGELVTLKKLNVPTLKNAIKRVLTEESYKQNALRLQAATHAAGGVSRAADIIEQAVSTGKPVLA from the coding sequence ATGACTCATTTTGGCATCATCTGTCCTGGTGCAGCAACTGGCCCCCTCAACACTATGCTTCCCTTGGGGCAGGAACTTCAACGGCGTGGGCATCGCGTCACCCTCTTCGGCTCACTCGATACTCAATCTAAGGCACTGGCAGCAGGAATAGAATTCCAAGCAATTGGTGAAAAAGATTTTGTTCCTGGCTCAACAGCAGAAACCTTTAGCAAATTAGGCCAACTGCGTGGATTGGCTGCATTTCGATACACCATTGATCTGCTGAAGCGTGTTTCATCTGTGACACTCCAAGATGCTCCAGCAGCAATTAAAGCAGCAGGTGTAGAAGCTTTGCTAGTAAACCAAAGTTCAGTAGAGGGAGGGACAATTGCCGAGTTTCTGAAAATTCCTTTCATTACTGTGTGCAGCGCTGTGGTGCTGAATCGAGAACCTAGCGTTCCTCCTTTTTTCACCACTTGGAAGTATAGCCCATCTGCGTGGGCACGTTTACGCAACCAAATAGGTTACACCTTACTTAATAGTGTTGTCAAACCACTTGAAGATTTGATTAATGAATATCGTCGAGAGTGGAAATTACCCCTGTATTCTAATCTTAAAGATAGCTACTCTCCACTGGCTCAAATAAGTAATGCACCTGCTGAATTTGAATTTCCCAGGGAAGAATTAGCTCCTTGGTTCCATTTCACCGGAAGTTACCATACTTCAGCTAGTCGAGCAACTGTTTCTTTTCCTTATGAAAAATTGACGGGTAAACCGTTAATTTACGCTTCGATGGGGACATTGCAAAATCGTTTGATTTGGGTTTTTCAGACTATTGCTTCAGCTTGTGAAGATTTGGATGCTCAGTTGGTGATTTCTCTGGGAGGTTCTGCTAAACCAGAATCACTGCCAGACTTGGCAGGAAATCCTTTAGTAGTCGAGTATGCACCTCAATTAGAAGTGCTGGAAAAAGCCACCCTCATGATTACTCATGCGGGAATGAATACAACAATGGAATGCGTGAAAAAAGGAGTGCCAATGGTGGCAATCCCAGTTGCCAATGACCAGCCTGGAGTAGCAGCGCGTATCGCTTGGACAGGAGCGGGTGAGCTTGTCACCCTCAAAAAACTGAATGTTCCCACATTGAAAAATGCTATTAAGCGCGTGTTGACAGAAGAATCTTATAAACAGAATGCTCTCAGATTACAAGCAGCTACTCACGCGGCTGGGGGAGTAAGTCGAGCGGCTGATATTATTGAGCAGGCTGTATCTACAGGTAAGCCTGTCTTGGCTTAA
- a CDS encoding tetratricopeptide repeat protein, with translation MIKLIGIFLSVLLVFAWGTPVMAQSQPPITQEQLKQGDEWANQAFTATNQGDFATAETYWTKIIEQFPTNAGAWSNRGNSRVSQNKLQEALTDYNKAIELAPNVTDPYLNRGAALEGLGKWEDAIADYNHVLELDPKDAMAYNNRGNAKTGLGKWEDAIADYKKSNEIAPNFAFARANYALALYETGQKEQAIREMRNIVRKYPRFADVRAALTAAYWVNGEQGEAESNWVAAYGLDSRYKDIDWVTNIRRWPPSMVVALDKFLKIK, from the coding sequence ATGATTAAGTTGATTGGTATTTTTCTCAGTGTGTTGCTTGTGTTTGCCTGGGGTACACCAGTCATGGCACAATCTCAACCACCCATTACTCAAGAACAGTTAAAACAAGGTGATGAGTGGGCAAATCAAGCGTTTACAGCGACCAATCAAGGTGATTTCGCTACGGCTGAAACTTACTGGACAAAGATTATTGAACAATTTCCGACGAATGCGGGGGCGTGGAGTAATCGGGGAAATTCGCGGGTGAGTCAGAATAAGTTACAAGAGGCGTTGACAGATTATAACAAAGCCATAGAACTAGCACCAAATGTCACCGATCCTTATTTAAATCGGGGGGCGGCATTGGAAGGGTTAGGAAAATGGGAAGATGCGATCGCAGATTATAATCATGTTCTAGAGCTAGATCCTAAAGATGCGATGGCGTATAACAATCGGGGTAATGCCAAAACAGGTTTAGGAAAATGGGAAGATGCGATCGCAGACTACAAAAAATCTAATGAGATAGCCCCAAATTTTGCCTTTGCCCGTGCTAATTACGCCCTCGCTCTTTATGAAACTGGTCAAAAAGAGCAAGCAATCCGCGAGATGCGAAATATTGTCCGTAAATATCCCAGGTTTGCTGATGTGCGTGCCGCCCTCACAGCTGCATATTGGGTAAATGGAGAACAAGGCGAAGCCGAAAGTAACTGGGTAGCAGCTTATGGACTGGATAGCCGCTACAAGGATATCGACTGGGTAACAAATATCCGTCGTTGGCCTCCAAGCATGGTAGTGGCTTTAGATAAATTCTTGAAAATCAAATAA
- the ruvB gene encoding Holliday junction branch migration DNA helicase RuvB has product MAIISSKKQPPEPNGEPKQRRESAKAPSTENILKPEAAIDEQEQQEEGIRPHRFADYIGQKDLKDVLDIAIKAAKSRGEVLDHLLLYGPPGLGKTTMAMILASEMGVNYKITSAPALERPRDIVGLLVNMKPGDILFVDEIHRLSRMTEEILYPAMEDYRLDITIGKGSSARIRSLPLSKFTLVGATTRVGALTSPLRDRFGLIQKLRFYEVDELTQIVLRTAQLLKTPITEDGATEIARRSRGTPRIANRLLKRVRDYAEVKLSGEITESIASEALQLFQVDPCGLDWTDRQMLSVIIEQFNGGPVGLETMAAATGEDTQTIEEVYEPYLMQIGYLTRTHRGRMATKAAYKHLGFTPPNEQLSLL; this is encoded by the coding sequence ATGGCGATAATCTCCTCGAAAAAACAGCCTCCAGAACCCAACGGAGAACCAAAGCAGCGTCGAGAGTCGGCGAAAGCACCATCCACAGAAAATATTTTGAAGCCTGAAGCTGCTATTGATGAACAAGAACAGCAGGAAGAAGGGATTCGACCGCACCGATTTGCCGATTACATTGGGCAAAAAGATTTAAAGGATGTGCTAGATATTGCCATTAAAGCAGCTAAGTCTCGTGGTGAGGTACTGGATCACTTGCTGCTATATGGGCCACCGGGATTGGGCAAAACCACAATGGCAATGATATTAGCATCGGAAATGGGGGTAAATTACAAAATTACCAGTGCGCCAGCCCTAGAACGTCCACGGGATATTGTCGGGCTACTGGTGAACATGAAACCAGGGGATATTTTATTTGTGGATGAAATTCATCGCCTCTCGCGGATGACTGAGGAAATTCTGTATCCGGCTATGGAAGATTATCGCTTAGATATTACTATTGGTAAGGGTTCCAGCGCTCGAATTAGAAGTTTGCCACTGTCAAAGTTTACTTTAGTGGGAGCTACAACCCGTGTAGGTGCTTTAACTTCACCACTGCGCGATCGCTTCGGTTTAATTCAGAAACTCCGATTCTACGAAGTTGACGAACTGACTCAAATTGTACTGCGAACCGCTCAATTACTCAAAACCCCCATTACAGAAGATGGTGCTACAGAAATTGCCCGTCGTTCACGCGGAACACCACGGATTGCTAATAGGCTACTTAAGCGAGTACGTGATTATGCAGAAGTAAAGTTGTCGGGAGAGATTACTGAAAGCATTGCATCTGAGGCATTGCAACTATTCCAAGTAGATCCTTGCGGTTTAGATTGGACAGACCGCCAGATGCTAAGTGTGATAATTGAACAATTTAATGGTGGCCCTGTGGGGTTGGAAACAATGGCTGCTGCCACAGGTGAAGATACCCAAACAATTGAAGAAGTATATGAACCTTACCTCATGCAGATTGGATATTTAACTCGAACTCATCGTGGAAGGATGGCGACAAAGGCAGCATATAAGCATTTGGGATTCACGCCCCCTAATGAACAATTGTCATTATTGTAA
- the hisF gene encoding imidazole glycerol phosphate synthase subunit HisF, whose translation MLSKRILPCLDVNAGRVVKGVNFVNLQDAGDPVELAKVYNEAGADELVFLDITATHEDRATILDVVYRTAEQVFIPLTVGGGIQSLENVKALLRAGADKVSINSAAVRDPDLINRASDRFGNQCIVVAIDARRRNNPENPGWDVYVRGGRENTGLDALLWALEVEKRGAGELLVTSMDADGTQAGYDIEITRAIANAVEIPVIASGGAGNCEHIYTALTEGKAEAALLASLLHYGQLSVAEIKNYLRDRNVPVRTLS comes from the coding sequence ATGTTATCTAAAAGAATCTTACCGTGCTTAGATGTGAACGCGGGACGGGTTGTAAAAGGAGTTAACTTTGTCAATCTCCAAGATGCGGGCGATCCAGTAGAGTTGGCCAAGGTTTACAACGAAGCCGGTGCTGATGAGTTAGTATTTCTGGATATTACAGCTACTCATGAAGACCGAGCTACTATTTTAGATGTGGTTTACCGGACTGCTGAACAGGTCTTTATTCCATTAACTGTGGGTGGTGGCATCCAATCCTTAGAAAATGTTAAAGCTTTGTTACGAGCCGGCGCAGATAAGGTTAGTATTAATTCTGCGGCGGTGCGTGATCCAGACTTAATTAATCGGGCTAGCGATCGCTTTGGTAATCAGTGCATAGTTGTTGCTATTGATGCCAGACGTAGAAATAACCCGGAAAATCCAGGGTGGGATGTGTATGTGCGAGGTGGCAGAGAAAATACAGGCTTAGATGCCCTATTGTGGGCACTAGAAGTTGAAAAACGCGGGGCTGGAGAACTGCTGGTAACAAGTATGGATGCTGATGGAACCCAAGCCGGGTATGACATCGAGATCACACGGGCTATTGCAAACGCTGTAGAAATTCCAGTTATTGCTTCTGGTGGTGCAGGTAATTGTGAACATATCTACACCGCTCTCACCGAAGGCAAGGCTGAAGCAGCATTACTGGCATCTCTATTACATTACGGACAATTAAGCGTAGCAGAAATTAAAAATTATTTGCGCGATCGCAATGTGCCAGTAAGAACATTATCTTGA
- the xerC gene encoding tyrosine recombinase XerC — MKELKVRKNGKKCLLRWTHRDEDYSLTWGHWDNPEEKARLSYCGKLIYQDCLIGEFDTALTKYNLWLQGIIYSGNGGGVKPAESRFPPLIQMLEQRIEDRYNSADIGLLGSLKAYKKLIKTSADAKAFMKWLTEVRKLAPSSKKRYLAVLQVIRKDLFGEIKVRVGEKPKAKPFTKVEVAQILNHLKEDRHYSHYYDFILLLFNTGTRTSEAIGLLWRDVDLVKRELHIYETLGRYKGKTNVRERRTTKNTKYRIVPINNAVYKMLVRRPKGRVEDLVFTSPTGLCIDDHNVSQRCWKITLKTLGIAHRNLYQTRHTFASHCIDSGMTIQETAAITGHSIKMLYEHYLGSVKRPVLPEL, encoded by the coding sequence ATGAAAGAACTGAAGGTTAGGAAAAATGGTAAGAAATGCTTACTCAGATGGACTCATCGAGATGAAGACTACTCCCTAACTTGGGGCCATTGGGATAATCCTGAAGAGAAAGCTAGATTATCCTACTGTGGTAAATTAATATACCAGGACTGTTTAATAGGTGAATTTGATACTGCCCTTACTAAGTATAATCTTTGGTTACAGGGCATAATTTATAGTGGTAATGGTGGCGGAGTTAAACCTGCTGAGTCCAGGTTCCCTCCTCTAATACAGATGTTAGAGCAGAGAATAGAGGACAGATATAACAGCGCTGATATTGGTCTTCTTGGGTCTTTGAAGGCATATAAAAAGCTAATTAAAACCTCAGCAGATGCTAAGGCATTTATGAAGTGGCTAACTGAAGTTAGAAAGTTAGCCCCTAGTTCTAAAAAAAGATATTTAGCTGTACTTCAAGTAATTAGAAAAGATTTATTTGGGGAAATAAAAGTTAGAGTTGGTGAAAAACCTAAAGCTAAACCTTTTACAAAAGTAGAAGTTGCCCAGATATTAAATCACCTTAAAGAAGATAGGCACTACTCCCATTACTACGACTTTATCTTACTCCTGTTTAATACTGGAACTCGGACTTCTGAGGCTATTGGGCTGCTCTGGCGAGATGTAGATTTAGTTAAAAGGGAACTACATATCTATGAAACTTTAGGCCGCTACAAAGGTAAGACAAATGTACGAGAGAGACGTACTACCAAGAATACTAAGTACAGAATCGTTCCAATAAATAATGCGGTTTACAAAATGCTAGTCAGAAGACCCAAAGGGAGGGTTGAAGATTTAGTGTTTACTTCTCCAACAGGTTTATGCATAGATGACCATAATGTTTCTCAAAGGTGTTGGAAAATTACCCTCAAAACATTAGGTATAGCGCATAGAAATCTATATCAAACTAGGCATACTTTTGCTAGCCATTGCATTGATAGTGGAATGACTATTCAGGAGACTGCTGCTATCACAGGGCATAGCATTAAAATGCTTTATGAGCATTATTTAGGGAGTGTTAAAAGACCTGTGCTGCCTGAACTTTAA
- a CDS encoding helix-turn-helix domain-containing protein, translated as MSTDKTIQRAFELYKQGYSLRSLAKIFKISKTNLGKKFTKAYGRGYAELKNKYGLTPVIKEYLNDGSLSTRQKEQISDWFSANRKVIAESDSKYLNSPILTNSREQQLTYLECSHKSKDWKDLITDCWVSP; from the coding sequence ATGTCAACTGATAAAACAATTCAAAGAGCATTTGAACTTTACAAGCAGGGTTATTCACTCAGAAGTTTAGCCAAGATATTTAAAATCAGTAAAACAAATTTAGGTAAGAAGTTCACTAAAGCATACGGTAGGGGTTACGCAGAGTTAAAGAATAAGTATGGGCTGACTCCAGTTATTAAAGAATATCTGAATGACGGATCTCTATCAACTAGACAAAAAGAACAGATTTCAGATTGGTTTAGCGCCAATAGAAAAGTGATTGCTGAATCTGATTCTAAATACCTTAACTCCCCAATACTTACTAATTCTAGAGAACAACAGTTAACTTATCTAGAGTGTTCTCACAAAAGTAAAGATTGGAAAGATTTGATTACTGATTGTTGGGTTAGCCCTTAA
- a CDS encoding IS4 family transposase — translation MTLRVEILKDKFSQSLGLPFKELLPESVISLAISELKIKYKKRLFDPLITLWAFLSQVLDTDKTCNNAVSKIIAHLAGEEVEVPSTDTSAYCQARARLPEKLLEKLFNFSAQSLEQKVATEYLWCGRNVKVIDGSTVSMPDTVENQKEYPQPSSQKPGCGFPIAKIGVIFSLITGATVALCIDVLNTHDIKLARKLYSFLKPNDVLLGDRAFCAYADMFAITKLGCDAVFRKHQSRTTTMRKGKIVGDCDKLVTWYKPKRCPQGLSLDEFLALPSAITVREIYYYIVIPGFRTQQVSLITTLLDKSSYSTLEFVGLYGKRWDVELNLRHIKTTLGMDILRCKTPSMIRKEIHVYLLAYNLLRSLMWSAGTTYNTPPNRLSLQGTRHHLLNFIPKLETAHSQKRIRLYRSLLKIIVHKVVPDRPGRSEPRVTKRRPKAYPRLTKPRHELRHQLQTA, via the coding sequence GTGACACTACGAGTAGAAATCCTCAAGGATAAATTCAGCCAAAGTTTGGGACTACCTTTTAAAGAACTATTGCCAGAGTCTGTGATAAGCCTTGCAATTTCGGAGCTAAAAATTAAATATAAAAAGCGGTTATTTGACCCATTAATAACTTTATGGGCATTTTTATCACAAGTGCTGGATACTGATAAAACTTGTAATAATGCTGTGAGTAAAATAATTGCACATCTAGCTGGTGAAGAAGTAGAAGTCCCTTCAACAGATACCAGTGCTTACTGCCAAGCTAGGGCAAGGCTTCCAGAGAAGTTATTAGAAAAACTTTTCAATTTCTCGGCACAAAGCTTAGAACAGAAAGTAGCAACAGAATATTTATGGTGTGGTCGAAATGTCAAAGTAATAGATGGGTCAACTGTCTCGATGCCTGACACTGTAGAGAATCAAAAAGAATACCCTCAGCCCAGTAGCCAAAAGCCCGGATGTGGCTTTCCAATTGCCAAAATTGGTGTGATATTCAGTTTAATAACAGGAGCTACCGTTGCTTTGTGCATCGATGTTCTGAACACTCATGATATCAAATTAGCAAGAAAACTATACAGTTTTCTTAAACCAAATGATGTGCTTTTAGGGGATAGAGCGTTTTGCGCTTACGCTGATATGTTTGCTATTACTAAACTTGGTTGTGATGCAGTATTTCGTAAGCATCAATCTCGGACAACAACCATGCGAAAAGGGAAAATTGTTGGCGATTGCGACAAGCTTGTTACTTGGTATAAGCCTAAAAGATGCCCACAAGGATTGAGCTTGGATGAATTTTTAGCTCTACCTTCTGCCATAACTGTGCGAGAAATTTACTACTACATTGTTATTCCTGGTTTTCGCACTCAACAAGTCAGCTTAATTACTACTCTTTTAGATAAATCTTCTTATTCTACTCTCGAATTTGTTGGACTTTACGGTAAACGTTGGGATGTTGAATTGAATTTGAGGCATATAAAAACTACCTTGGGTATGGATATTCTCCGATGTAAAACACCTTCAATGATACGTAAAGAAATTCATGTGTATTTACTGGCTTATAATTTACTTCGGAGCTTAATGTGGTCGGCTGGGACTACTTACAATACTCCTCCAAATCGTTTATCGCTTCAAGGTACTCGACATCATTTACTGAATTTTATTCCTAAATTAGAAACTGCTCACTCTCAAAAACGTATCCGACTTTATCGTAGTTTGCTGAAAATTATTGTTCACAAGGTTGTCCCCGACCGTCCTGGACGCAGCGAACCACGAGTCACCAAACGCCGCCCCAAAGCTTACCCCAGATTGACCAAGCCCAGACATGAATTACGTCATCAATTGCAAACGGCTTAA
- a CDS encoding Hint domain-containing protein translates to MTFQINLHPKQKEIFLDPHRFKLLVCGRRFGKALSLTTPILTTNGWKSMGDINPGDEVFHPSGKSVKVLAVTEPMYDHIVYDVIFSDNSIIRADAGHLWLTWDKAARKSYSRAKNPTHHPSVKTTQEIKDTLKANNKENNHSIPNCSPIEFPEKSLLIDPYVLGSWLGDGDSNGGGYTTDDWESIEFITEAGYVIRPRKAAQSFGILGLSSQLRKLGLLFNKHVPEDYLFSSVEQRLALLRGLMDTDGTADKSGNCEFYNKNPKLAEAVRYLLVSLGQKPVLSTKRATLYGKDCGICYRVSFTPTPGFQPFKLTRKAERVVVNKYTFTTQRYITDVVEVVSEPVKCIQVDSEDGLFLAGEALILTHNSHLLRTQIIVAALSCNLPYDPNFPTVVALIMPTLKQAKAVHWKSLVSLLKMPLL, encoded by the coding sequence GTGACCTTTCAGATTAATCTACACCCTAAGCAGAAGGAGATATTCTTAGACCCGCATAGATTTAAGTTATTAGTTTGTGGGAGAAGATTTGGTAAAGCATTAAGCTTAACAACTCCTATCTTGACTACTAATGGTTGGAAATCTATGGGCGACATAAATCCTGGAGATGAAGTATTCCACCCTTCAGGTAAGAGCGTTAAAGTATTAGCAGTCACTGAACCTATGTATGACCACATAGTTTATGACGTAATATTTTCAGATAATTCTATTATTAGAGCAGATGCGGGACATCTTTGGTTAACTTGGGATAAGGCTGCTAGAAAATCTTATAGCAGAGCTAAAAATCCCACCCATCACCCATCTGTAAAAACAACCCAAGAGATTAAAGATACTTTAAAAGCTAATAACAAGGAAAACAATCATTCAATACCTAATTGTTCTCCTATTGAATTCCCTGAGAAATCTTTACTAATAGACCCATACGTTTTAGGTTCTTGGTTAGGTGATGGGGATTCAAATGGAGGAGGATACACCACAGATGACTGGGAATCTATAGAGTTCATAACTGAAGCTGGTTATGTAATAAGACCTCGTAAAGCTGCTCAATCCTTTGGGATATTAGGATTAAGTTCCCAATTAAGAAAGTTAGGTTTATTATTTAATAAACACGTACCTGAAGACTATTTATTCTCTTCAGTAGAACAAAGATTAGCTCTACTTAGGGGTTTAATGGACACTGACGGGACGGCTGATAAGAGCGGTAACTGTGAGTTCTATAACAAGAATCCTAAGCTAGCAGAAGCCGTCAGATATCTTCTGGTATCTCTTGGACAAAAGCCAGTGTTATCTACAAAGAGAGCAACTCTTTATGGCAAAGATTGCGGGATTTGTTACAGAGTATCCTTTACTCCTACCCCAGGTTTTCAACCTTTTAAGCTGACTAGAAAAGCTGAGAGAGTTGTTGTAAATAAGTATACATTTACTACTCAAAGATATATTACAGATGTTGTAGAGGTGGTGTCTGAACCAGTGAAGTGTATTCAGGTAGATTCAGAGGATGGTTTATTTTTAGCTGGGGAAGCTCTTATACTAACTCATAATTCGCATCTACTTAGAACCCAGATTATTGTAGCAGCACTAAGTTGTAATCTCCCCTATGATCCTAACTTTCCTACTGTTGTTGCTTTGATAATGCCCACGCTAAAACAGGCTAAGGCAGTGCATTGGAAGAGTTTAGTTTCCCTATTAAAGATGCCCCTTTTGTAG